From Sphingomonas nostoxanthinifaciens, a single genomic window includes:
- a CDS encoding cryptochrome/photolyase family protein has product MLVPVLGDQLSLTLPSLAGADRAETIVLMMEVADETSYVRHHKKKLAYILSAMRHHADALRGDGWTVDYVRLDDPDNAGSFTGELARAIGRHDPDRIVVTEAGEWRVQAMLESWQTLFGVPVEIRADDRFVASHADFAQWAEGRAELTMEYFYRLMRRRTGLLMDGDRPAGDRWNFDKENRKPAKADLLMPRPHAFAPDTITQEVLALVAARFADHPGSLDDFDYAVTAQDARAQADAFFAHALAEFGPYEDAMLTGERHLWHSILSPYINSGLLDPLDLCRRAEAEYRAGRAPLQSVEGYVRQIIGWREFMRGIYWREGPDYVTRNALGHTRPLPGFYWTGDTDQHCLKEAIGQTLATAHAHHIQRLMVTGNFALLIGADPAAVHVWYLEIYVDAYEWVELPNTLGMSQFGDGGLVGTKPYVSSGAYINKMSDYCRHCRYDVAKRTGDDACPFNALYWDFLARHEERLGRNPRLAMPYRTWARFAAEEQAAIRDQAARFLATLDAAEGGY; this is encoded by the coding sequence ATGCTCGTGCCCGTCCTCGGCGATCAGCTCAGCCTGACTTTGCCGTCGCTCGCCGGCGCGGATCGGGCGGAGACGATCGTCCTGATGATGGAGGTCGCCGACGAGACGAGCTACGTCCGCCACCACAAGAAGAAGCTCGCTTACATCCTCTCGGCGATGCGCCATCATGCCGATGCGCTGCGTGGCGACGGGTGGACGGTCGACTATGTCCGGCTCGACGACCCCGACAATGCCGGCAGCTTCACCGGCGAGCTGGCGCGCGCGATCGGGCGGCACGACCCCGACCGGATCGTCGTCACCGAGGCGGGCGAGTGGCGGGTGCAGGCGATGCTGGAAAGCTGGCAGACCTTGTTCGGCGTGCCGGTCGAGATCCGCGCCGACGATCGCTTCGTCGCGTCGCACGCCGATTTCGCGCAATGGGCCGAAGGGCGCGCCGAGCTGACGATGGAATATTTCTATCGTCTGATGCGGCGGCGGACCGGCCTGCTGATGGATGGCGACCGGCCGGCCGGCGACCGCTGGAATTTCGACAAGGAGAATCGCAAGCCGGCCAAGGCCGATCTGCTGATGCCGCGCCCGCATGCCTTCGCGCCCGACACGATCACGCAGGAGGTGCTGGCGCTGGTCGCGGCGCGCTTTGCCGACCATCCCGGCAGCCTCGACGATTTCGATTATGCGGTGACGGCGCAGGATGCGCGCGCGCAGGCCGACGCCTTCTTCGCGCATGCGCTGGCGGAGTTCGGCCCGTACGAGGATGCGATGCTGACCGGCGAGCGCCATCTGTGGCACTCGATCCTGTCGCCCTACATCAACTCCGGGCTGCTCGATCCGCTCGATCTGTGCCGGCGGGCCGAGGCGGAATATCGCGCCGGCCGCGCGCCGCTCCAGTCGGTCGAGGGCTATGTCCGCCAGATCATCGGCTGGCGCGAGTTCATGCGCGGCATCTATTGGCGCGAGGGGCCGGATTATGTGACGCGCAACGCGCTCGGTCACACGCGCCCGCTGCCCGGTTTCTACTGGACCGGCGACACCGACCAGCATTGCCTGAAGGAGGCGATCGGCCAGACGCTCGCGACGGCGCATGCCCACCATATCCAGCGGCTGATGGTGACGGGCAATTTCGCCTTGCTGATCGGCGCCGATCCCGCCGCGGTGCACGTCTGGTATTTGGAAATCTATGTCGACGCCTATGAATGGGTCGAGCTGCCGAACACGCTGGGGATGAGCCAGTTCGGCGATGGCGGGCTGGTCGGCACCAAGCCCTATGTCTCGTCGGGCGCCTACATCAACAAGATGTCGGATTACTGCCGCCACTGCCGCTACGACGTCGCGAAACGCACCGGCGACGATGCCTGCCCGTTCAACGCGCTCTACTGGGATTTCCTCGCGCGGCACGAGGAGCGGCTGGGGCGCAACCCGCGCCTCGCCATGCCCTATCGGACGTGGGCACGGTTCGCGGCGGAGGAGCAGGCGGCGATCCGCGATCAGGCGGCGCGGTTCCTGGCGACGCTGGATGCGGCGGAGGGCGGATATTGA
- a CDS encoding DUF1013 domain-containing protein, translating into MAQPLMPHATASWLVDNTALSFQQIAEFCGLHILEVQAIADDTAATKLTGRDPVRAHELTMDEIEKGQKDPDYKLVMTKGPEPVRRTKGPRYTPVSKRQDKPDGIAWIIRNHPEVTDGQISLLIGTTRTTIAAIRDRSHWNIANITPKDPVTLGLTSQRELDAIVAKAAKAAGIEAPVDTRLGEDRAALIEQLRHEREHAAHAGDAVLSDVDALFGKRN; encoded by the coding sequence GTGGCCCAGCCGCTCATGCCCCATGCGACCGCTTCGTGGCTGGTCGACAACACCGCGCTCTCCTTCCAGCAGATCGCCGAATTCTGCGGGCTCCACATCCTCGAGGTGCAGGCGATCGCCGACGACACCGCCGCGACCAAGCTGACCGGCCGCGATCCCGTCCGCGCGCACGAGCTGACGATGGACGAGATCGAGAAGGGCCAGAAGGATCCCGACTACAAGCTCGTGATGACCAAGGGGCCGGAGCCGGTGCGCCGCACCAAGGGCCCGCGCTACACGCCGGTCTCCAAGCGGCAGGACAAGCCCGACGGCATCGCCTGGATCATCCGCAACCATCCGGAGGTGACCGACGGTCAGATCAGCCTGCTGATCGGCACGACCCGCACCACCATCGCCGCGATCCGCGATCGCAGCCACTGGAACATCGCCAACATCACGCCGAAGGATCCGGTGACGCTCGGCCTCACCTCGCAGCGCGAGCTCGACGCGATCGTCGCCAAGGCGGCGAAGGCGGCCGGCATCGAGGCGCCGGTCGACACGCGGCTGGGCGAGGATCGCGCCGCCCTGATCGAGCAGCTCCGCCACGAACGCGAGCATGCCGCGCATGCCGGCGACGCCGTGCTCTCCGACGTCGATGCACTATTCGGCAAGCGGAACTGA
- a CDS encoding sigma-70 family RNA polymerase sigma factor — protein MDRAEHFRTTMLPHLDAAYTLARYLCRDATAAEDIVQDAFLKAFRGFDGWRGEAAKAWLLAIVRNCFLTSVARDRARVVAGESGHDEPWGADEPVDDLTPELILAQRNDAILLRATIESIPEPFREVLVLRELEELSYKEIAVITDAPIGTVMSRLARGRAMLAQALHAVAEAAE, from the coding sequence ATGGACCGCGCCGAGCATTTCCGGACCACGATGCTGCCGCATCTCGATGCGGCCTACACTCTTGCGCGCTATCTGTGCCGCGATGCCACCGCTGCCGAGGATATCGTCCAGGACGCATTCCTGAAGGCGTTCCGCGGCTTCGACGGCTGGCGGGGCGAGGCCGCCAAAGCGTGGCTGCTGGCGATCGTCCGCAACTGCTTCCTGACCTCGGTCGCGCGCGACCGCGCCCGCGTGGTGGCGGGAGAGTCCGGGCATGACGAGCCATGGGGCGCCGACGAGCCGGTCGACGACCTGACGCCGGAGTTAATCCTCGCGCAACGCAACGATGCCATATTGCTGCGCGCGACGATCGAGTCGATTCCCGAGCCCTTCCGCGAGGTGCTGGTGCTGCGGGAGCTGGAAGAGCTTTCGTACAAGGAGATCGCCGTAATCACCGACGCGCCGATCGGCACCGTCATGTCGCGCCTCGCGCGCGGACGGGCGATGCTGGCGCAGGCGCTCCACGCCGTCGCGGAGGCGGCGGAATGA
- the recO gene encoding DNA repair protein RecO yields MHIETQAILCAVRGHGEHGAIARALTPADGLRAGYVRGGRSRRLRPILLPGNVIRADFRARTDDQLPALTVELVESRATMLGEPLALAAIDWATALTTTALPESQPYPRLYDALDGMLAAVVAAPSARGWGTALVRYELLLLAELGFGLDLSACVATGAVEGLAFVSPKSGHAVTEAAGAPYAERLLPLPRFLLGGGAAEWPDILDGLRLTGHFLERDLLVGRAADSLAARERLVDRIRRAAG; encoded by the coding sequence ATGCATATCGAGACGCAGGCGATCCTCTGCGCGGTGCGCGGCCATGGCGAGCATGGCGCCATCGCGCGCGCGCTGACGCCCGCCGACGGCCTGCGCGCCGGCTATGTGCGCGGCGGCCGCTCGCGCCGGCTGCGCCCGATCCTGCTGCCCGGCAACGTGATCCGCGCCGATTTCCGCGCGCGCACCGACGACCAGCTGCCGGCACTGACGGTCGAACTGGTCGAGAGCCGCGCGACGATGCTCGGCGAGCCGCTGGCGCTCGCCGCGATCGACTGGGCGACCGCGCTCACCACGACGGCGCTGCCGGAGAGCCAGCCTTATCCGCGCCTCTACGACGCGCTCGACGGGATGCTGGCGGCGGTGGTGGCCGCGCCCAGCGCGCGCGGCTGGGGCACGGCGCTGGTGCGCTACGAACTGCTGCTGCTGGCGGAGCTGGGTTTCGGGCTCGATCTGTCCGCCTGCGTCGCCACCGGCGCGGTCGAGGGGCTCGCCTTCGTCAGCCCGAAGTCGGGCCATGCCGTGACCGAGGCCGCCGGCGCACCCTATGCCGAACGGCTGCTGCCGCTGCCGCGCTTCCTGCTCGGCGGGGGCGCGGCGGAGTGGCCCGACATCCTCGACGGGCTGCGCCTGACCGGCCATTTCCTCGAGCGCGACCTGCTCGTCGGTCGCGCCGCCGACAGCCTCGCCGCGCGCGAACGGCTGGTCGACCGCATCCGCCGCGCCGCGGGTTGA
- a CDS encoding FAD/NAD(P)-binding protein: protein MDHVAIIGGGFSGALQAINLLRHDGPRATLIERRAAAGRGVAYSAAHPDHLLNVRAASMSALPQDPDHFVRWLARHRPNLSGFVPRLVYGDYLADLLAEARAAAPHRLALVQDEACDLTLSEDGATIMLAGGGRIDADAAVLAVGNLPPSLPPGLDPEGLPRGSFAGEPWGPGVARDLDPDGTVLIVGSGLTMVDIALLLDATGFRGRMIALSRRGLAPRAHADTPPSTLDERPPPNPVALLRHVRARGSEVGWRAAVDELRPYTESLWLAAGLDERRRFLRHLRAWWDVHRHRIAPQVSARIEALRAEGRLEIVAGKLDTAEPEGGRVAVRYRPRGQEALATITVDRIVNAAGPQGDLLRSDQPLLRRLLERGLIRPDPLHIGIDVTAQSEVIGADGVAHDRLLALGPMTRGTFWEIVAVPDIRRQTWSVARKLANAHWVGGEGL, encoded by the coding sequence ATCGACCATGTCGCCATCATCGGCGGCGGCTTTTCGGGTGCGCTGCAGGCGATCAACCTGCTGCGCCACGACGGTCCGCGCGCCACCCTGATCGAGCGGCGCGCCGCCGCCGGGCGTGGCGTCGCTTATTCGGCCGCGCATCCCGATCACCTGCTCAACGTCCGCGCCGCCAGCATGAGCGCGCTGCCGCAGGATCCCGATCATTTCGTCCGCTGGCTGGCGCGGCACCGGCCGAACCTGTCGGGCTTCGTGCCGCGCCTCGTTTATGGCGACTATCTCGCCGACCTGCTCGCCGAGGCGCGCGCCGCCGCGCCGCATCGGCTGGCGCTGGTGCAGGACGAGGCGTGCGATCTGACGCTGTCCGAGGATGGCGCCACGATCATGCTCGCGGGCGGTGGCCGCATCGATGCGGATGCGGCGGTGCTGGCGGTCGGCAACCTGCCGCCCTCGCTGCCGCCGGGCCTCGATCCCGAAGGCCTGCCACGCGGCAGCTTCGCCGGCGAGCCGTGGGGGCCAGGCGTGGCGCGCGATCTCGATCCCGACGGCACGGTGCTGATCGTCGGCAGCGGGCTGACGATGGTCGACATCGCATTGCTGCTCGACGCGACCGGCTTTCGCGGGCGGATGATCGCTCTGTCGCGGCGCGGCCTCGCCCCACGCGCGCATGCCGACACCCCGCCCTCGACGCTCGACGAGCGGCCGCCGCCGAACCCGGTCGCATTGCTGCGCCACGTCCGCGCGCGCGGCAGTGAGGTCGGCTGGCGCGCGGCGGTGGACGAACTGCGCCCCTATACCGAAAGCCTGTGGCTGGCGGCGGGGCTCGACGAGCGCCGCCGCTTCCTGCGCCACCTGCGCGCGTGGTGGGACGTGCATCGCCACCGCATCGCGCCGCAGGTTTCCGCGCGGATCGAGGCACTGCGCGCGGAGGGTCGGCTGGAGATCGTCGCGGGCAAGCTCGACACGGCCGAGCCCGAAGGCGGTCGGGTCGCGGTGCGCTATCGCCCGCGTGGTCAGGAAGCGCTGGCGACGATTACGGTCGACCGCATCGTCAACGCCGCCGGGCCGCAGGGCGATCTGCTCCGATCGGACCAGCCCTTGCTGCGCCGCCTGCTGGAACGCGGGCTGATCCGCCCCGATCCGCTCCACATCGGCATCGACGTCACCGCGCAATCGGAGGTGATCGGTGCCGACGGCGTGGCGCATGATCGCCTGCTGGCGTTGGGGCCGATGACGCGCGGCACCTTCTGGGAGATCGTCGCGGTGCCCGACATCCGCCGCCAGACATGGTCGGTCGCACGCAAGCTCGCCAACGCCCACTGGGTCGGCGGCGAAGGGCTTTAG
- the mgrA gene encoding L-glyceraldehyde 3-phosphate reductase — MPFEPPYIADADRYDGRMPYRRCGRSGLDLPAISLGLWQNFGGDDVFETGRAILRRAFDRGVTHFDLANNYGPPYGSAEESFGRVLAKDFRSHRDELVISSKAGWDMWAGPYGGIGGSRKYLIASCDQSLQRMGLDYVDIFYSHRVDPSTPLEETMGALATLHAQGKALYIGISSYSPELTRQAAAILAEHKVPLLIHQPSYSMLNRWVEEGLLDTLAELGTGCIAFSPLAQGMLSSKYLNGVPADARAAKAGSMSAAMLSDDNLARIRALDGIAKARGQSLAQMAIAWVLRDPRVTSALIGARTVEQLDDSLDALKTLDFSDKELAAIDAEAGAAGINIWSGSSDIRTI; from the coding sequence ATGCCGTTCGAGCCGCCCTATATCGCCGACGCCGATCGCTATGACGGCCGCATGCCCTATCGCCGCTGCGGGCGGAGCGGGCTCGATCTGCCCGCGATCAGCCTCGGCCTGTGGCAGAATTTCGGCGGCGACGACGTGTTCGAGACCGGCCGGGCGATCCTGCGCCGCGCCTTCGATCGCGGCGTCACCCATTTCGATCTCGCGAACAATTACGGGCCGCCCTACGGCTCGGCCGAGGAGAGTTTCGGCCGCGTGCTGGCGAAGGATTTTCGCAGCCACCGCGACGAGCTGGTCATCTCCAGCAAGGCCGGCTGGGACATGTGGGCCGGCCCCTATGGCGGCATCGGCGGCAGCCGCAAATATCTGATCGCCAGCTGCGACCAGAGCCTGCAGCGGATGGGGCTCGATTATGTCGACATCTTCTATTCGCACCGCGTCGATCCGTCGACCCCGCTCGAGGAGACGATGGGCGCGCTCGCCACGCTCCACGCGCAGGGCAAGGCGCTCTATATCGGCATCTCGTCCTACTCGCCCGAGCTGACGCGCCAGGCGGCGGCGATCCTCGCCGAGCACAAGGTGCCGCTGCTGATCCACCAGCCGAGCTATTCGATGCTCAACCGCTGGGTCGAGGAAGGCCTGCTCGACACGCTCGCCGAGCTCGGCACCGGCTGCATCGCCTTCTCGCCGCTGGCGCAGGGCATGCTGAGCAGCAAATATCTGAACGGCGTGCCCGCCGACGCGCGCGCCGCCAAGGCGGGGTCGATGTCCGCCGCGATGCTGAGCGACGACAATCTCGCCCGCATCCGCGCACTGGACGGCATCGCCAAGGCGCGCGGCCAGAGCCTCGCCCAGATGGCGATCGCGTGGGTGCTGCGCGATCCTCGCGTGACCTCGGCGCTGATCGGCGCGCGCACGGTCGAGCAGCTCGACGACAGCCTCGATGCGCTCAAGACGCTCGATTTTTCCGACAAGGAGCTGGCCGCGATCGATGCGGAGGCCGGTGCCGCGGGGATCAACATCTGGAGCGGGTCGTCGGATATCCGGACGATCTGA
- a CDS encoding anti-sigma factor family protein — translation MSACPDKLLAVHALADNELDAANALALEAHLAECAGCRAEYERVRAIRALLADKAAAYAAPAGLADRIGLMLDAAAPAVPPLPAAPQPRARSRGPWRHVASWRWASGALTGLAAGLLIMVALPHPGASPTGLSDQLVAGHVRSLLADHLTDVQTSDKHLVKPWFNGRIDFAPPVPELVDDGFPLLGGRVDYVGGRNVAAIVYGRRLHRINVFVMPSDGAASAAAVTTHKEGYNLVRWSVGGLDYWAVSDLNTKELQSFQSLFATKAAG, via the coding sequence ATGAGCGCGTGCCCCGACAAACTGCTCGCCGTCCACGCGCTGGCCGACAATGAGCTGGACGCGGCGAACGCGCTCGCGCTCGAGGCGCATCTGGCGGAATGCGCCGGGTGCCGCGCCGAGTATGAGCGCGTCCGCGCGATCCGCGCCCTGCTGGCCGACAAGGCGGCGGCCTATGCCGCCCCGGCCGGCCTGGCCGATCGCATCGGGCTGATGCTGGACGCGGCCGCCCCGGCCGTGCCGCCGCTGCCGGCCGCGCCGCAGCCGCGCGCACGTTCGCGCGGGCCGTGGCGGCATGTGGCGAGCTGGCGCTGGGCATCGGGCGCGCTCACCGGCCTCGCCGCCGGCCTGCTCATCATGGTAGCGCTGCCGCATCCGGGCGCGAGCCCGACGGGTCTGTCGGATCAGCTCGTCGCCGGGCATGTGCGCTCCCTGCTCGCCGATCACCTGACCGACGTGCAGACCTCGGACAAACATCTTGTGAAGCCGTGGTTCAATGGCCGGATCGACTTCGCCCCGCCGGTGCCCGAGCTGGTCGACGACGGCTTCCCGCTGCTGGGCGGGCGTGTCGATTATGTCGGCGGGCGCAACGTCGCGGCGATCGTCTACGGGCGGCGGCTGCATCGCATCAACGTGTTCGTCATGCCGTCCGACGGCGCGGCGTCGGCAGCCGCGGTCACCACCCACAAGGAGGGCTATAACCTCGTCCGCTGGTCGGTGGGCGGGCTCGATTATTGGGCGGTGTCGGATCTCAACACGAAGGAACTCCAGTCCTTCCAGAGCCTGTTCGCGACCAAGGCGGCCGGCTGA
- a CDS encoding catalase family protein translates to MVAAPIPYSADAEQLDSDEGETGEGLNTALHGILETTSKDYGHAVRAVHAKSHGLLSAELTVHDGLPAELAQGLFATPGTHRAIMRFSTNPGDILDDSISVPRGLGIKVLGVDGARVEGSEGDTTQNFIMVNGPVFGAPKGKPFLANLKLLAKTTDTAEGAKKALSAVLQATNAALSAVGIDSAAIKQLGGAPQVHPLGETYFSQVPFRYGDYIAKFQLVPMSPLLKEVSGTTIVTTGRPDALREDIAETMIEGEGVWEFRVQLQRDRAKQPVEDASALWDEAEAPFVTVATLRAGPQVSWSHDRAAVVDDQMSFSIWHGLAAHRPLGQINRLRKDAYEMSSRFRGHFNGCPMHEPKADEPLPA, encoded by the coding sequence ATGGTCGCCGCGCCTATTCCCTATTCGGCCGACGCCGAGCAGCTTGATTCCGACGAGGGCGAGACCGGCGAGGGTCTGAACACTGCGCTCCACGGCATCCTCGAAACCACGTCCAAGGATTATGGCCATGCGGTACGCGCGGTCCATGCCAAAAGCCACGGCCTGCTCTCGGCCGAGCTGACCGTGCATGACGGCTTGCCGGCCGAGCTGGCGCAGGGGCTGTTCGCGACGCCGGGCACGCACCGCGCGATCATGCGCTTCTCGACCAATCCGGGCGACATCCTCGACGATTCGATCTCTGTCCCGCGCGGGCTCGGCATCAAGGTGCTGGGCGTCGACGGCGCGCGGGTCGAAGGCTCGGAGGGCGATACGACCCAGAATTTCATCATGGTCAACGGGCCGGTGTTCGGTGCGCCGAAGGGCAAGCCGTTCCTCGCCAATCTGAAGCTGCTCGCCAAGACGACCGATACCGCGGAGGGCGCGAAGAAGGCGCTGTCGGCGGTGCTGCAGGCGACCAATGCGGCTTTGTCCGCGGTCGGCATCGACAGCGCGGCGATCAAGCAGCTCGGCGGCGCGCCGCAGGTGCATCCGCTGGGCGAGACCTATTTCTCGCAGGTGCCGTTCCGCTACGGCGATTATATTGCCAAGTTCCAGCTGGTGCCGATGTCGCCGCTGCTGAAGGAGGTGAGCGGCACGACGATCGTCACCACCGGCCGCCCCGACGCGCTGCGCGAGGACATTGCCGAGACGATGATCGAGGGCGAGGGCGTGTGGGAGTTCCGCGTCCAGCTCCAGCGCGACCGCGCCAAGCAGCCGGTCGAGGATGCATCGGCCTTGTGGGACGAGGCCGAGGCGCCGTTCGTCACGGTCGCCACCCTGCGCGCCGGGCCGCAGGTGAGCTGGTCGCACGATCGCGCGGCGGTGGTCGACGACCAGATGAGTTTCAGCATCTGGCACGGGCTGGCGGCGCATCGTCCGCTCGGCCAGATCAACCGGCTGCGCAAGGACGCTTACGAAATGTCGAGCCGCTTCCGCGGGCATTTCAACGGCTGCCCGATGCACGAGCCGAAGGCGGACGAGCCGTTGCCGGCCTGA
- a CDS encoding exodeoxyribonuclease VII small subunit produces MSDDASISDLSFEAALKRLEAIVQRLESGDASLDESITLYAEGDRLRAQCEARLQAAQARIEKITLGPDGAPRGVQPFDAG; encoded by the coding sequence ATGAGCGATGACGCCTCCATTTCCGACCTGTCGTTCGAGGCCGCGCTGAAGCGGCTGGAGGCGATCGTCCAGCGGCTGGAAAGCGGCGACGCGAGCCTCGACGAATCCATTACCCTGTATGCCGAGGGCGACCGTTTGCGCGCCCAGTGCGAGGCGCGGTTGCAGGCCGCCCAGGCGCGGATCGAGAAGATCACGCTCGGGCCGGACGGCGCGCCGCGCGGGGTGCAACCCTTCGATGCCGGCTGA
- the uvrC gene encoding excinuclease ABC subunit UvrC: MTDTIDRFNEEKATYAVRGADAPDMEAGVAAIRNVLKTLPVRPGVYRMTDSRGDVLYVGKARALKNRVTNYTQVARLSNRLRRMIGQTRGMTIVTTNTEAEALLLEAQLIKRFRPPYNVLLRDDKSFPFILLREDHDYPRVQLHRGARRAKGQYFGPFAGAGAVRKTLTALQKLFLLRSCTDSFFANRTRPCLLHQIKRCSAPCVERIGKQDYAELVGDAADFLAGKSTKVQQKLGAQMAIAAEAMDYELAAIYRDRLKSLTFIQGTQAINAEGVEDADVFALAARSGQIGIQAFFIRGGQNWGHRAFFPTHTAEVPEDEVLTAFMMQFYEEVPPPRLVLIDRVLPEAELVSEALAEKAGRKVVLKVPQRGEQRRILAQAERNAVEALDRRLAEGATQSKLLAEVADLFDLDAPPNRIEIYDNSHIMGTNMVGAMVVAGPEGFRKGQYRKFNIKRPETAPGDDFAMMREVLERRFARLEKEDPDRKSGEWPDLLLIDGGKGQVSAVYRTMEEMGVHDVPVVGISKGPDRNAGREHFHLPDGRESMLPMNSPVLFYLQRLRDEAHRFAIGAHRAKRSAATIRSTLDDVPGIGPARKKALLMHFGTAKAVRGAGLEDLMRAPGVSAAVAQAIHDHFHPSG, translated from the coding sequence GTGACCGACACGATCGACCGCTTCAACGAAGAGAAAGCCACCTACGCCGTGCGCGGCGCCGACGCGCCCGACATGGAGGCGGGCGTCGCCGCAATCCGCAACGTGCTCAAGACGCTGCCGGTGCGCCCCGGCGTCTATCGCATGACCGATTCGCGCGGCGACGTGCTGTATGTCGGCAAGGCGCGCGCGCTGAAGAACCGCGTGACCAATTATACCCAGGTCGCGCGCCTCTCGAACCGGCTGCGCCGCATGATCGGCCAGACGCGCGGCATGACGATCGTCACCACCAACACCGAGGCGGAGGCGTTGCTGCTGGAGGCGCAGCTCATCAAGCGCTTCCGCCCGCCCTACAACGTGCTGCTGCGCGACGACAAAAGCTTCCCCTTCATCCTGTTGCGCGAGGATCATGATTATCCGCGCGTCCAGCTCCACCGCGGCGCGCGGCGCGCGAAGGGGCAATATTTCGGGCCGTTCGCCGGCGCGGGCGCGGTGCGCAAGACGCTGACCGCGCTGCAGAAACTGTTCCTGCTGCGCTCCTGCACCGACAGCTTCTTCGCCAATCGCACGCGGCCGTGCCTGCTCCACCAGATCAAGCGCTGCTCGGCGCCGTGCGTCGAGCGGATCGGCAAGCAGGATTATGCCGAGCTGGTCGGCGACGCCGCCGACTTCCTCGCCGGCAAGTCGACCAAGGTGCAGCAGAAGCTGGGCGCGCAGATGGCGATCGCGGCGGAGGCGATGGATTACGAGCTGGCCGCGATCTACCGCGACCGGCTGAAGTCGCTCACCTTCATCCAGGGCACGCAGGCGATCAACGCCGAGGGCGTCGAGGATGCCGACGTGTTCGCGCTCGCCGCGCGATCGGGCCAGATCGGCATCCAGGCCTTCTTCATCCGCGGCGGGCAGAATTGGGGGCATCGCGCCTTCTTCCCGACCCACACCGCCGAGGTGCCCGAGGACGAGGTGCTCACCGCCTTCATGATGCAATTCTACGAGGAGGTGCCGCCGCCGCGCCTCGTCCTGATCGATCGCGTGCTGCCCGAGGCCGAGCTGGTGAGCGAGGCGCTGGCCGAAAAGGCCGGGCGCAAGGTGGTGCTGAAGGTGCCGCAGCGCGGCGAGCAGCGCCGCATCCTCGCCCAGGCCGAGCGCAACGCGGTCGAGGCGCTCGACCGCCGGCTGGCCGAGGGCGCGACGCAGTCGAAATTGCTCGCCGAGGTCGCCGATCTGTTCGATCTCGACGCGCCGCCCAACCGCATCGAGATTTACGACAACAGCCACATCATGGGCACCAACATGGTCGGCGCGATGGTGGTCGCGGGGCCGGAAGGGTTCCGCAAGGGACAGTATCGGAAGTTCAACATCAAGCGGCCCGAGACCGCGCCCGGCGACGATTTCGCGATGATGCGCGAGGTGCTCGAGCGCCGCTTCGCCCGGCTGGAGAAAGAGGATCCCGATCGCAAGTCGGGCGAGTGGCCCGATCTGTTGCTGATCGACGGCGGCAAGGGGCAGGTTTCGGCCGTCTATCGCACGATGGAGGAGATGGGCGTCCACGACGTGCCGGTGGTCGGCATCTCGAAGGGCCCAGACCGCAATGCCGGGCGCGAGCATTTCCATCTGCCCGACGGGCGTGAATCGATGCTGCCAATGAACTCGCCGGTGCTGTTCTACCTCCAGCGCCTGCGCGACGAGGCGCACCGCTTCGCGATCGGCGCGCATCGCGCCAAGCGCTCGGCCGCGACCATCCGCTCGACGCTCGACGACGTGCCCGGCATCGGCCCGGCGCGGAAGAAGGCTTTGTTGATGCACTTCGGCACGGCCAAGGCGGTGCGCGGCGCCGGGCTGGAGGATCTGATGCGCGCGCCTGGCGTGTCGGCGGCGGTGGCGCAGGCGATTCACGACCATTTCCACCCGAGCGGGTGA